The sequence AAAATCTCTTGTATCTTAATCAAGCCGGAATTTATGTTTTTCCCGCCCAGCCATTAACTTGGGCTTATCAAGTAAATACATTAACAATGGGTGTGGAGCGATCGCTTGTTGATTAATGGTGTAATTGATGCGGTGGAAGAACGGGAGGGTGAGCTGATTCCCTTGGAGTATAAAAAGGGGCGCATGGCTCGGCATTTGAATGACCATTTTCAGTTGTGTGGGGCGGCGTTGTGTTTGGAAGAACGCACACCGTTTGTAGTAAGCGCTTTAGCGCTGATGGCACTAAAGTGCCGACTACGAACCCAATATGATGTTCATCGCGATGATGCACGTAGGCTGGAATTAGTCAAGGCAATTATTACGACGAAAATTCATAATCAGCATAATGTTTTGTATCGATATGGGCAGAAAAATAGTCCCCTGAAGCAGCGCAAGCTGTTGGTTCAGGA comes from Coleofasciculus chthonoplastes PCC 7420 and encodes:
- a CDS encoding CRISPR-associated endonuclease Cas1, which encodes MALKCRLRTQYDVHRDDARRLELVKAIITTKIHNQHNVLYRYGQKNSPLKQRKLLVQEQTTLDQVWGRIGFRIRDENPF